The Phacochoerus africanus isolate WHEZ1 chromosome 15, ROS_Pafr_v1, whole genome shotgun sequence genome has a segment encoding these proteins:
- the TPST2 gene encoding protein-tyrosine sulfotransferase 2 isoform X2, protein MNLSPWPSDSCHHACLLPGAQPADHLGKQPRGLEPRHESAQGRCEPGGPPAHLSLKPAPRPRPSMRLSVRRALLAAGLALALVLAVQLGQQVLECRAVLGGPRSPRRAMRPEQEDLVMMGTDHVEYRYGKAMPLIFVGGVPRSGTTLMRAMLDAHPEVRCGEETRIIPRVLAMRQAWSKSGREKLRLDEAGVTDEVLDAAMQAFILEVIAKHGEPARVLCNKDPFTLKSSVYLSRLFPNSKFLLMVRDGRASVHSMITRKVTIAGFDLSSYRDCLTKWNKAIEVMYAQCMEVGKDKCLPVYYEQLVLHPRRSLKLILDFLGIAWSDAVLHHEDLIGKPGGVSLSKIERSTDQVIKPVNLEALTKWTGHIPGDVMRDMAQIAPMLARLGYDPYANPPNYGNPDPIVVNNTHRVLKGDYKTPANLKGYFQVNQNSTSSHLGSA, encoded by the exons atGTGAGCCCGGCGGGCCACCCGCCCACCTGTCGCTGaagcccgccccccgccccaggcccagCATGCGCCTGTCGGTGCGGAGGGCGCTGCTGGCAGCCGGCCTCGCCCTGGCCCTGGTGCTGGCCGTCCAGCTAGGGCAGCAGGTGCTGGAGTGCCGGGCAGTGCTGGGGGGCCCCCGGAGCCCCCGACGGGCTATGCGGCCGGAGCAGGAGGACCTGGTGATGATGGGCACGGACCACGTGGAGTACCGTTACGGCAAGGCCATGCCGCTCATCTTCGTGGGGGGTGTGCCCCGGAGCGGCACCACGCTGATGCGTGCCATGCTGGACGCCCACCCGGAAGTGCGCTGCGGCGAGGAGACCCGCATCATCCCCCGGGTGCTGGCCATGCGTCAGGCCTGGTCCAAGTCCGGCCGGGAGAAGCTGCGGCTGGACGAAGCGGGTGTCACGGACGAAGTGTTGGACGCCGCCATGCAGGCCTTCATCCTGGAGGTGATCGCCAAGCACGGCGAGCCGGCCCGCGTCCTCTGCAACAAAGACCCGTTCACCCTCAAGTCCTCCGTCTACCTGTCACGCCTGTTCCCCAACTCTAAGTTCCTGCTGATGGTGCGAGACGGCCGGGCCTCAGTGCACTCCATGATCACCCGCAAGGTCACCATCGCTGGCTTTGACCTCAGCAGCTACCGCGACTGCCTCACCAAGTGGAACAAGGCCATCGAGGTGATGTACGCGCAGTGCATGGAGGTGGGCAAGGACAAGTGCCTGCCCGTGTACTACGAGCAGCTCGTGCTGCACCCCCGGCGCTCGCTCAAGCTCATCCTCGACTTCCTTGGCATCGCCTGGAGCGATGCTGTCCTGCACCACGAGGACCTCATTGGCAAGCCGGGTGGTGTCTCCCTGTCCAA gatCGAGCGATCCACAGACCAGGTCATCAAGCCTGTGAACCTGGAAGCTCTCACCAAGTGGACTGGCCACATCCCTGGGGACGTGATGCGAGACATGGCCCAGATCGCCCCCATGCTGGCTCGGCTCGGCTATGACCCCTATGCAAACCCACCCAACTACGGCAACCCTGACCCCATCGTTGTCAACAACACACACAGG gTCTTGAAAGGGGACTATAAGACACCAGCCAATCTGAAAGGATATTTTCAG GTGAACCAGAACAGTACCTCCTCCCACCTAGGAAGCGCATGA
- the TPST2 gene encoding protein-tyrosine sulfotransferase 2 isoform X3, producing the protein MRLSVRRALLAAGLALALVLAVQLGQQVLECRAVLGGPRSPRRAMRPEQEDLVMMGTDHVEYRYGKAMPLIFVGGVPRSGTTLMRAMLDAHPEVRCGEETRIIPRVLAMRQAWSKSGREKLRLDEAGVTDEVLDAAMQAFILEVIAKHGEPARVLCNKDPFTLKSSVYLSRLFPNSKFLLMVRDGRASVHSMITRKVTIAGFDLSSYRDCLTKWNKAIEVMYAQCMEVGKDKCLPVYYEQLVLHPRRSLKLILDFLGIAWSDAVLHHEDLIGKPGGVSLSKIERSTDQVIKPVNLEALTKWTGHIPGDVMRDMAQIAPMLARLGYDPYANPPNYGNPDPIVVNNTHRVLKGDYKTPANLKGYFQVNQNSTSSHLGSA; encoded by the exons ATGCGCCTGTCGGTGCGGAGGGCGCTGCTGGCAGCCGGCCTCGCCCTGGCCCTGGTGCTGGCCGTCCAGCTAGGGCAGCAGGTGCTGGAGTGCCGGGCAGTGCTGGGGGGCCCCCGGAGCCCCCGACGGGCTATGCGGCCGGAGCAGGAGGACCTGGTGATGATGGGCACGGACCACGTGGAGTACCGTTACGGCAAGGCCATGCCGCTCATCTTCGTGGGGGGTGTGCCCCGGAGCGGCACCACGCTGATGCGTGCCATGCTGGACGCCCACCCGGAAGTGCGCTGCGGCGAGGAGACCCGCATCATCCCCCGGGTGCTGGCCATGCGTCAGGCCTGGTCCAAGTCCGGCCGGGAGAAGCTGCGGCTGGACGAAGCGGGTGTCACGGACGAAGTGTTGGACGCCGCCATGCAGGCCTTCATCCTGGAGGTGATCGCCAAGCACGGCGAGCCGGCCCGCGTCCTCTGCAACAAAGACCCGTTCACCCTCAAGTCCTCCGTCTACCTGTCACGCCTGTTCCCCAACTCTAAGTTCCTGCTGATGGTGCGAGACGGCCGGGCCTCAGTGCACTCCATGATCACCCGCAAGGTCACCATCGCTGGCTTTGACCTCAGCAGCTACCGCGACTGCCTCACCAAGTGGAACAAGGCCATCGAGGTGATGTACGCGCAGTGCATGGAGGTGGGCAAGGACAAGTGCCTGCCCGTGTACTACGAGCAGCTCGTGCTGCACCCCCGGCGCTCGCTCAAGCTCATCCTCGACTTCCTTGGCATCGCCTGGAGCGATGCTGTCCTGCACCACGAGGACCTCATTGGCAAGCCGGGTGGTGTCTCCCTGTCCAA gatCGAGCGATCCACAGACCAGGTCATCAAGCCTGTGAACCTGGAAGCTCTCACCAAGTGGACTGGCCACATCCCTGGGGACGTGATGCGAGACATGGCCCAGATCGCCCCCATGCTGGCTCGGCTCGGCTATGACCCCTATGCAAACCCACCCAACTACGGCAACCCTGACCCCATCGTTGTCAACAACACACACAGG gTCTTGAAAGGGGACTATAAGACACCAGCCAATCTGAAAGGATATTTTCAG GTGAACCAGAACAGTACCTCCTCCCACCTAGGAAGCGCATGA